A genome region from Nocardia sp. NBC_01730 includes the following:
- the ileS gene encoding isoleucine--tRNA ligase produces the protein MADHTSSPSAYPRVDLGVGNGTSFPEMERRVLDAWAAADTFRASIENRSGASEFVFYDGPPFANGLPHYGHLLTGYVKDLVPRFQTMRGKRVDRRFGWDCHGLPAEIEAEKQLGITDKSQIDAMGLAEFNAACKSSVLRYTGEWRDYVTRQARWVDFDNDYKTLDTNFMESVMWAFKSLYDKGLIYQGFRVLPYSWYEQTPLSNQETRLDDAYKMRQDPAVTVDMVLRVSADHPLRELDGANALIWTTTPWTLPSNLAIAVHPDIRYVHLRAADGKRYLLAAERVLHYAREFGEDPEVLGEYDGAALADLSYAPPFDFFLGHPHAHRVLTADYVTTDSGTGIVHLAPAFGEEDMDVATANGIELVQPLDPGGKFTSMVPPYEGLMVFDANPVIIKDLKSAGKLLRHETIEHSYPHSWRSGQPLIYMAVPSWFVAVTTFRDRMVELNKQITWVPEHMRDGQFGKWLEGARDWNISRNRYWGSPIPVWLSDDPSYPRVDVYGSLDELERDFGVRPTDLHRPTIDELTRPNPDDPTGKSTMRRVPEVLDCWFESGSMPFAQVHYPFENNEWFDTHFPGDFIVEYNGQTRGWFYNLHVLSTALFDSPSFKTVVAHGIVLGDDGLKMSKSKGNYPDVNEVFDRDGSDAMRWFLMSSPILRGGNLIVTERGIREGVGHALRPLWNTWTFLQLYASKPGSWRTDSTNVLDRYILAKLAQTRDVMTEALEVYDIAGACEELRSFADALTNWYVRRSRSRFWSEDRDAVDTLHTVLEVVTRLAAPLLPLLTEVIWRGLTGGDSVHLADWPAGAEPAERPEKAADVLPHDPELVAAMDEVRVVCSTVLSLRKAQNLRVRLPLAEVTIAAADAERLAPFADIIADEVNVKKVDLTTDVDMHGRFELVVNARAAGPRLGKDVQTVIKAVKAGEWSEDADGVVTAAGITLLPEEYTQRLVAAEPESTSALPGNAGLVVLNSVVTEELEAEGWARDLIRDLQETRKSSGLDVSDRITVVLDIPTERAAWAENHRALIAGEILATTVIFGDAGPDAVDLIGGVRAKVTKA, from the coding sequence ATGGCGGACCACACTTCCAGCCCCAGCGCGTACCCACGGGTCGACCTCGGCGTCGGCAACGGGACATCGTTCCCCGAGATGGAGCGCCGTGTGCTCGACGCATGGGCGGCCGCCGACACCTTCCGCGCAAGTATCGAAAACCGTTCCGGCGCATCGGAGTTCGTCTTCTATGACGGTCCGCCCTTTGCGAACGGTCTGCCGCATTACGGCCATTTGCTCACCGGGTATGTCAAGGACCTCGTCCCACGTTTCCAGACCATGCGCGGCAAGAGGGTCGATCGCCGATTCGGCTGGGATTGCCACGGATTGCCGGCGGAAATCGAAGCGGAAAAGCAGCTCGGTATCACGGACAAATCACAGATCGACGCAATGGGTCTGGCGGAATTCAACGCGGCTTGTAAATCGTCGGTGCTGCGCTACACCGGGGAATGGCGCGACTACGTGACGCGCCAAGCCCGCTGGGTCGACTTCGACAACGACTACAAGACGTTGGATACCAACTTCATGGAGTCGGTGATGTGGGCGTTCAAGTCGCTCTACGACAAAGGCCTGATCTATCAGGGCTTCCGGGTGCTTCCCTACAGCTGGTACGAGCAGACGCCGTTGTCGAATCAGGAGACCCGGCTCGATGACGCGTACAAGATGCGTCAGGACCCCGCGGTCACCGTCGACATGGTGCTGCGTGTATCCGCCGACCATCCGCTGCGCGAACTCGACGGTGCCAACGCGCTGATCTGGACGACCACGCCGTGGACACTGCCGTCGAACCTGGCGATCGCGGTGCACCCCGACATCCGCTACGTGCACCTGCGCGCGGCCGACGGCAAGCGCTATCTGCTGGCCGCCGAGCGGGTCTTGCACTACGCGCGAGAGTTCGGTGAGGACCCCGAGGTGCTCGGCGAGTACGACGGCGCGGCGCTGGCCGACCTGTCCTATGCTCCGCCGTTCGACTTCTTCCTCGGCCACCCGCACGCGCACCGTGTGCTCACTGCCGACTACGTGACCACCGACTCCGGCACCGGAATCGTGCATCTCGCCCCGGCCTTCGGCGAGGAGGACATGGATGTGGCCACGGCCAACGGAATCGAACTGGTGCAGCCGTTGGATCCGGGCGGCAAGTTCACCTCGATGGTGCCGCCGTATGAGGGCCTGATGGTGTTCGACGCCAACCCGGTGATCATCAAGGACCTCAAGTCCGCGGGAAAGCTGCTGCGGCACGAGACGATCGAACACTCCTACCCGCACAGCTGGCGCTCCGGCCAGCCGCTGATCTACATGGCGGTGCCGTCCTGGTTCGTCGCGGTGACCACCTTCCGTGACCGGATGGTCGAGCTGAACAAGCAGATCACCTGGGTGCCCGAGCATATGAGGGATGGTCAGTTCGGCAAGTGGCTCGAAGGCGCGCGGGACTGGAACATCAGCCGCAACCGCTACTGGGGCAGCCCTATCCCGGTATGGCTCTCCGACGACCCGTCCTATCCGCGCGTCGACGTATACGGCTCTCTCGACGAGCTGGAACGTGACTTCGGCGTGCGCCCGACCGACCTGCACCGGCCGACGATCGACGAGCTCACCCGGCCGAATCCCGATGATCCGACCGGCAAGTCGACCATGCGCCGGGTACCGGAGGTGCTGGACTGCTGGTTCGAGTCCGGCTCGATGCCGTTCGCCCAGGTGCACTATCCGTTCGAGAACAACGAGTGGTTCGACACCCACTTCCCCGGCGACTTCATCGTCGAATACAACGGGCAGACCAGGGGCTGGTTCTACAACCTGCACGTGCTGTCCACCGCGCTCTTCGACAGCCCTTCCTTCAAAACCGTTGTCGCCCATGGCATCGTGCTCGGCGACGATGGACTGAAGATGAGCAAGTCCAAGGGCAACTACCCGGACGTGAACGAGGTGTTCGACCGGGATGGCTCCGACGCCATGCGCTGGTTCCTGATGAGCTCGCCGATCCTGCGTGGCGGCAATCTCATCGTCACCGAGCGCGGCATCCGCGAGGGCGTCGGCCACGCGCTGCGGCCGCTGTGGAACACGTGGACCTTCCTGCAGCTGTACGCGTCGAAGCCCGGGTCGTGGCGAACGGACTCGACCAACGTGCTGGACCGCTACATCCTGGCGAAGCTGGCGCAGACCAGGGACGTGATGACCGAGGCGTTGGAGGTCTACGATATCGCCGGCGCCTGCGAGGAGTTGCGCTCGTTCGCCGACGCGCTGACCAACTGGTATGTGCGCCGGTCGCGTTCGCGGTTCTGGAGCGAGGACCGCGACGCGGTGGACACCCTGCACACGGTGCTGGAGGTGGTCACCCGGCTGGCCGCGCCGCTGCTGCCGTTGCTCACTGAGGTGATCTGGCGCGGTTTGACCGGCGGTGACTCGGTGCATCTGGCCGACTGGCCTGCGGGAGCGGAGCCTGCGGAGCGACCAGAAAAGGCAGCGGATGTGCTTCCCCACGATCCGGAACTGGTCGCCGCCATGGACGAGGTGCGCGTGGTGTGCTCGACGGTGTTGAGCCTGCGCAAGGCACAGAACCTGCGGGTGCGGCTGCCGCTGGCCGAGGTCACCATCGCCGCGGCCGACGCCGAGCGGTTGGCGCCGTTCGCGGACATCATCGCCGACGAAGTCAACGTCAAGAAGGTGGATCTGACCACCGACGTGGACATGCACGGCCGCTTCGAGCTGGTGGTCAACGCCCGCGCCGCGGGTCCGCGCCTCGGCAAGGACGTGCAGACGGTGATCAAGGCGGTCAAGGCGGGGGAGTGGTCCGAGGACGCCGACGGTGTGGTGACCGCGGCCGGAATCACCCTGCTGCCAGAGGAATACACCCAGCGCCTTGTCGCGGCCGAGCCGGAGTCCACCTCGGCACTGCCCGGCAACGCGGGCCTGGTGGTGCTGAACTCGGTGGTCACCGAGGAACTGGAGGCCGAGGGCTGGGCCCGCGACCTGATCCGAGACCTGCAGGAGACCAGGAAGTCCTCCGGTTTGGACGTCTCCGACCGCATCACCGTGGTTCTCGACATCCCCACCGAGCGGGCGGCGTGGGCCGAAAACCACCGCGCCCTGATCGCGGGCGAGATCCTCGCCACCACAGTCATATTCGGTGACGCAGGCCCCGACGCCGTCGATCTCATCGGTGGCGTGCGGGCGAAGGTCACCAAGGCCTGA
- a CDS encoding YggT family protein, with protein sequence MALFAVLYFVLFIFWLLLISRVIIEFIRSFARDWRPTGVVVVVLEVIFTITDPPVKLLRRLIPPVSLGGIRLDLSIMVLLFIVFILMSIVGRLGQPVAPV encoded by the coding sequence GTGGCCTTGTTCGCGGTGCTGTACTTCGTACTGTTCATCTTCTGGCTGTTGCTGATCAGCCGAGTGATCATCGAGTTCATCCGTAGCTTTGCCCGCGACTGGCGGCCGACCGGTGTCGTGGTCGTCGTGCTGGAGGTGATCTTCACGATCACCGACCCTCCGGTGAAACTCCTGAGGCGATTGATACCTCCCGTGTCACTGGGGGGAATTCGCCTGGATCTGTCGATAATGGTCCTGCTTTTCATCGTGTTCATCTTGATGTCGATCGTGGGCAGGCTCGGACAACCGGTAGCTCCGGTGTGA
- a CDS encoding NlpC/P60 family protein produces the protein MTRKLLRRVVLGFLVSTLATFVLAGPVWSDTGSASGSGPSGGSGSGSGSASGSAALPVPSYYGLGALAAAVTQIGKPYQWGGTGPFAWDCSGLVQWAYRQVGVNLPRTTWQQARAGVSVPRSALSIGDVVVLNSDGSHVGIYAGLGQVLNAYDWGVPVGFTPLKQFDIYAIRRF, from the coding sequence GTGACAAGGAAATTGCTGCGCCGCGTTGTACTCGGATTCTTGGTATCTACCCTCGCGACATTCGTCCTCGCCGGACCGGTCTGGTCCGACACCGGCAGTGCCTCCGGTAGCGGGCCCAGCGGCGGTTCCGGTTCGGGATCCGGCAGTGCCAGCGGCTCGGCCGCGCTGCCGGTGCCCAGCTATTACGGCCTCGGCGCGCTGGCGGCGGCCGTGACACAGATCGGAAAGCCCTACCAATGGGGCGGCACGGGGCCGTTCGCCTGGGACTGCTCGGGCCTGGTCCAGTGGGCCTATCGTCAGGTCGGGGTCAACTTGCCGCGCACAACCTGGCAGCAGGCGAGGGCGGGCGTGTCGGTCCCACGCAGCGCCCTCTCGATCGGCGACGTGGTGGTGCTGAACAGCGACGGCTCACACGTCGGTATCTACGCGGGCCTCGGCCAGGTGCTCAACGCGTACGACTGGGGAGTGCCGGTCGGCTTCACGCCGCTCAAGCAGTTCGACATCTACGCCATCCGCCGCTTCTGA
- a CDS encoding UTP--glucose-1-phosphate uridylyltransferase — protein sequence MKIRKAVIPAAGIGSRLLPLTKAIPKEMLPVGDQPVIEHTVRELVASGITDITIVVSGGKSLIQDHFRPNPALVAQLRADGKPAFADAVEEVGELSRLGHITYLDQHGPYGNGTPVLNAARNLGDEPMLVLWPDDVFVAEVPRAQQLIDAYEATGAPVLALMPMDPAESQRYGVPVVADDHGSGLLRITGLREKPKPKDAPSDFAAIGGYVVTPGIIEELRIQTDAWYEHRTGEVYLTDAINVYAADNPVFGQVIRGRWYDTGNPADYLVAQFASALAHPQYGPLLRKLAADLGN from the coding sequence ATGAAGATCCGTAAGGCCGTCATCCCGGCCGCCGGTATCGGCTCCCGGCTGCTCCCGCTGACCAAGGCCATCCCCAAAGAGATGCTGCCGGTCGGCGACCAGCCGGTGATCGAGCACACGGTCCGTGAGCTGGTCGCCTCGGGCATCACCGACATCACCATCGTGGTCAGCGGCGGAAAATCATTGATCCAGGACCACTTCCGTCCGAACCCGGCATTGGTGGCCCAGCTCCGCGCGGACGGAAAACCTGCCTTCGCCGACGCGGTCGAGGAGGTCGGTGAGCTGTCCCGGCTCGGCCACATCACCTACCTCGATCAGCACGGCCCGTACGGCAACGGCACCCCGGTGCTCAACGCCGCCCGCAACCTCGGCGACGAGCCGATGCTCGTGCTGTGGCCGGACGACGTGTTCGTCGCCGAGGTACCGCGCGCCCAGCAGCTCATCGACGCCTACGAAGCCACAGGAGCCCCGGTACTCGCACTGATGCCGATGGACCCCGCCGAATCACAGCGCTACGGCGTTCCGGTGGTGGCCGACGACCACGGCAGCGGTCTGCTGCGCATCACCGGGCTGCGGGAGAAGCCGAAGCCGAAGGACGCGCCGTCGGATTTCGCCGCGATCGGCGGCTACGTGGTCACGCCCGGCATCATCGAGGAACTGCGCATCCAGACCGACGCGTGGTACGAGCACCGCACCGGCGAGGTGTACCTGACCGACGCGATCAACGTGTATGCCGCGGACAACCCGGTGTTCGGCCAGGTGATCCGGGGCCGCTGGTACGACACCGGCAATCCGGCCGACTACCTGGTCGCGCAATTCGCCTCGGCGCTGGCGCATCCGCAGTACGGACCGCTGCTGCGCAAGCTCGCCGCAGACCTCGGCAACTGA
- a CDS encoding PaaI family thioesterase → MAAPQPLHPRTHSWRPRPEATPDIEHMTGREILQEALDGRFPEAPIMSTLGFRLVQVGDGTVVFEGEPGDHLLDPMGSVHGGFVTALLESALAAAVMTRLPGATRSTSVQIGIHVLRPVRIDTRTLRCEGTAIHVGPTTASAEARLLGVTDGDLYAHANSTCAILRIIQ, encoded by the coding sequence ATGGCAGCACCGCAACCTCTCCACCCCCGCACACACTCCTGGCGGCCACGTCCTGAAGCGACGCCCGACATCGAGCACATGACCGGCCGTGAGATCTTGCAGGAAGCGCTCGACGGACGGTTCCCGGAGGCCCCGATCATGAGCACGCTCGGCTTCCGGCTGGTACAGGTCGGCGACGGGACGGTGGTGTTCGAGGGCGAGCCGGGCGATCACCTGCTCGATCCGATGGGCAGCGTGCACGGCGGCTTCGTGACCGCCCTGCTGGAATCGGCACTCGCCGCCGCGGTGATGACGAGGCTGCCCGGCGCCACGAGATCCACCTCCGTCCAGATCGGCATCCATGTGCTGCGCCCTGTGCGCATCGACACCCGAACCCTGCGCTGCGAAGGCACCGCGATCCACGTGGGGCCCACCACCGCCAGCGCGGAGGCTCGCCTCCTCGGCGTCACAGACGGCGACCTCTACGCGCACGCCAACTCGACGTGCGCGATCCTGCGGATAATTCAGTAG
- a CDS encoding YggS family pyridoxal phosphate-dependent enzyme — MSAEAETVVSEAHAARTAELKANLSGLLARVDAACAAAGRAPGSVRLLPVTKFFPASDVAILHRLGRREFGESREQEATTKVTALRDEGLADISWHMIGRLQRNKAKVVARWAHTVHSVDSERLATALDAGARAALDAGDRTGPVRVLLQVSLDDDTTRGGVPAHDLAALAEQVAAAPRLRLSGLMAIPPLGAESDAAFARIAMLHTLLLADHPDATELSAGMSGDLESAIEHGSTVVRVGTALMGARPITSA; from the coding sequence ATGAGCGCCGAGGCCGAGACTGTGGTGTCCGAGGCGCACGCGGCCAGAACCGCCGAGTTGAAAGCCAACCTGTCGGGTCTGCTCGCGCGGGTCGACGCGGCCTGCGCGGCGGCGGGCCGGGCTCCGGGCTCCGTGCGGCTGCTGCCGGTGACGAAATTCTTCCCTGCCTCCGACGTGGCGATCCTGCATCGGCTCGGTCGACGCGAGTTCGGCGAGTCACGCGAGCAGGAAGCCACCACCAAGGTGACGGCATTGCGTGACGAAGGACTCGCCGACATCAGCTGGCACATGATCGGGCGGTTGCAACGGAACAAGGCGAAGGTCGTGGCCCGTTGGGCGCACACCGTCCACTCGGTCGACAGCGAACGTCTGGCAACCGCCCTTGACGCCGGTGCGCGGGCCGCGTTGGACGCCGGGGATCGTACCGGTCCGGTTCGGGTATTGCTCCAGGTGAGCCTGGACGACGACACCACGCGCGGCGGTGTGCCTGCGCACGATCTCGCCGCGCTCGCCGAACAGGTCGCCGCCGCGCCGAGATTGCGGCTGTCCGGTCTGATGGCGATTCCGCCCTTGGGGGCGGAGTCTGATGCGGCATTCGCACGAATTGCGATGTTGCACACTCTGCTGTTGGCCGATCATCCGGACGCGACGGAACTTTCCGCGGGAATGTCCGGCGATCTGGAATCGGCGATCGAACACGGTTCGACGGTTGTGCGTGTCGGTACCGCCTTGATGGGCGCTCGGCCGATAACCTCGGCGTAG
- a CDS encoding cell division protein SepF, producing the protein MSTLHKFKAYFGMVPLEDYEDDYVDDRAPRGVDERGARRPRPRDYSDRDGYADRYGEDRYGADRFDDVEYPEPAYKSPYKAAGYPVSRRDDYADEPYGADRYEASRRPTRIESAPSGRFRAGGSAQVLRGATRGALAVDPDAEERRLEERVRPEPAPVRRPGIFEDGGPLSKITTLRPRDYSEARIIGERFREGNPVIMDLVELSNADAKRLVDFAAGLAFALRGSFDKVATKVFLLSPADVDVSAEERRRIAETGFYNQK; encoded by the coding sequence ATGAGCACGCTGCACAAGTTCAAGGCGTACTTCGGCATGGTTCCGCTCGAGGATTACGAAGACGACTACGTCGACGACCGCGCCCCTCGGGGTGTGGACGAGCGCGGCGCGCGCCGGCCGAGGCCCCGTGACTACTCCGACCGCGACGGCTATGCCGATCGTTACGGCGAAGATCGTTACGGTGCGGACCGTTTCGACGACGTCGAATACCCGGAGCCGGCCTACAAGTCGCCGTACAAGGCGGCGGGGTACCCGGTGTCGCGGCGCGACGACTACGCCGACGAGCCCTACGGTGCCGACCGGTACGAGGCGTCGCGACGTCCCACCCGGATCGAGTCCGCCCCGTCGGGCCGGTTTCGTGCGGGCGGGAGTGCGCAGGTGCTGCGCGGAGCCACCCGGGGTGCGCTCGCCGTCGATCCCGACGCCGAGGAGCGCAGGCTGGAGGAGCGCGTGCGTCCCGAGCCCGCCCCGGTGCGGCGGCCCGGGATCTTCGAGGACGGAGGCCCCTTGTCCAAGATCACGACGCTGCGCCCGCGCGACTACAGCGAGGCACGGATCATCGGCGAGCGCTTCCGTGAGGGCAACCCGGTGATCATGGACCTGGTCGAACTGAGCAACGCCGACGCCAAGCGTCTGGTCGACTTCGCCGCTGGCTTGGCGTTTGCCCTGCGTGGCTCCTTCGACAAAGTCGCGACGAAAGTGTTCCTGCTCTCACCGGCTGATGTCGATGTATCGGCCGAAGAACGCCGACGCATCGCCGAAACCGGCTTCTACAACCAGAAATAA
- the pgeF gene encoding peptidoglycan editing factor PgeF: MTVAAITTVRRVTTTRAGGFSAPPYDSFNLGDHVGDDPAAVRRNRDRLAQGIGLTPDRLVWMEQIHGRNIEIVDGPRQQPVPATDALVTTVAGLALIVLTADCVPILLSDDEAGVIAAVHAGRIGARIGIVPRVLDAMVSVGARLDRIGAFLGPAASGRQYEVPAAMRDDVEAHLPGSATTTVRGTPALDLRAGISRQLTEAGVAGVAVDPRCTIEDRTLFSHRRGAPTGRIGGLIWREAIA, from the coding sequence ATGACTGTTGCGGCGATTACTACTGTTCGACGGGTCACGACGACCAGGGCTGGGGGCTTCTCGGCGCCGCCGTACGACTCGTTCAACCTAGGCGACCACGTCGGTGACGATCCGGCGGCGGTGCGGCGCAATCGGGATCGGCTGGCCCAAGGGATCGGCCTGACGCCCGACCGCCTGGTGTGGATGGAACAGATTCACGGTCGCAACATCGAAATCGTCGACGGCCCGAGGCAGCAGCCGGTTCCCGCGACCGATGCCCTGGTCACCACCGTGGCAGGTCTCGCGCTCATCGTACTCACCGCCGACTGCGTCCCCATTCTGCTGTCCGATGACGAGGCGGGCGTGATCGCGGCGGTGCACGCCGGACGCATCGGCGCCCGCATCGGCATCGTTCCGCGCGTGCTCGACGCCATGGTGTCCGTCGGTGCACGCCTGGACCGCATCGGCGCCTTCCTCGGGCCCGCCGCTTCCGGCCGCCAGTACGAAGTTCCCGCCGCGATGCGCGACGATGTCGAGGCGCACCTGCCAGGCAGCGCCACCACCACCGTCCGCGGCACCCCCGCGCTCGACCTGCGCGCCGGAATCTCCCGGCAGCTCACCGAGGCCGGGGTCGCCGGGGTCGCCGTCGACCCCCGCTGCACCATCGAGGACCGCACTCTGTTCAGCCATCGTCGTGGAGCTCCGACCGGCCGGATCGGCGGGCTGATTTGGCGGGAGGCCATAGCGTGA
- the wag31 gene encoding DivIVA-like cell division protein Wag31: protein MPLTPADVHNVAFSKPPIGKRGYNEDEVDAFLDLVEQELSRLIEENADLRQRVAELDAELADAKKNRGPGAVNTAKPPVPQAPPPEPIKPPVPVAPPAPMQAPVAKDAPGADANLQAAKVLSLAQEMADRLTSDAKVEAENLLSNARANSERLVGDARTRSEAMIADARQKSDAMLSDAQTRSDSQLRLAKEKADALQADAERKHTEIMATITQQRTVLEGRIEQLKTFEREYRVRLKSYLESQLEELENRGSAVPVDGGEAFADANTANNLAPASFAKGGK from the coding sequence ATGCCGCTGACCCCAGCCGATGTGCACAACGTCGCGTTCAGCAAACCACCGATCGGGAAGCGCGGCTACAACGAGGATGAAGTCGACGCCTTCCTGGATCTCGTGGAGCAGGAGCTTTCGCGTCTGATCGAGGAGAACGCCGATCTACGCCAGCGGGTCGCCGAATTAGACGCGGAACTGGCCGACGCCAAGAAGAATCGGGGTCCCGGCGCGGTGAACACCGCAAAACCTCCGGTGCCGCAGGCGCCGCCGCCGGAACCGATCAAGCCCCCTGTCCCGGTCGCGCCGCCCGCTCCGATGCAGGCGCCGGTGGCCAAGGACGCGCCGGGCGCGGACGCGAACTTGCAGGCCGCCAAGGTGCTCAGCCTCGCCCAGGAGATGGCGGATCGGCTGACCAGCGACGCCAAGGTCGAAGCGGAGAACCTGCTGTCGAACGCACGGGCGAATTCGGAGCGCCTGGTCGGTGACGCCCGAACTCGGTCGGAGGCCATGATCGCCGACGCCCGTCAGAAGTCGGACGCGATGCTGTCGGACGCGCAGACCCGGTCGGACAGCCAGTTGCGCCTGGCCAAGGAGAAGGCCGACGCCCTGCAGGCCGACGCGGAACGCAAGCACACCGAGATCATGGCGACCATCACCCAGCAGCGCACCGTGCTGGAGGGCCGGATCGAGCAGCTCAAGACGTTCGAGCGGGAGTACCGGGTGCGCTTGAAGTCGTACCTGGAGTCGCAGCTCGAGGAGCTGGAGAACCGTGGCTCGGCCGTCCCGGTCGACGGCGGTGAGGCGTTCGCCGACGCCAACACGGCGAACAACCTCGCGCCCGCCTCCTTCGCCAAGGGTGGCAAGTAG
- a CDS encoding DNA polymerase IV, producing MSGQHPPVLADADTAARRWVLHIDMDAFFASVEQLTRPTLRGRPVLVGGTGGRGVVAGASYEARVFGARSAMPMHQARRLVGVTAVVVPPRGAVYSVLSGQVFDALRSRIPVLETLSFDEAFGEPAELAGATVARVYEFCAELRALVRERTGLTASVGAGMGKQLAKIGSGLAKPDGIRVISPVEQQRLLAGLPVRKLWGIGPVAQSRLRSLGIETVGAFAALPESEAVSILGGSVGAALHRLARGIDDRPVAERAEAKQISAETTYETDIVTLAQLRPAIEDMAAAAHRRLAGDGRAARTVVLKLKKSDMSVVTRSYTLPYATEDLAALAAAAQRSALDPQELGPIRLVGVSYGGLSTVRQESLFPELDRGPVAEIAEEQPEAAEPPRFDDTVGASQAVAAPTLPVSVWHPGMDVTHPEHGHGWVQGAGLGVVTVRFETRSTGPGPARTFAAADAALARADPLDSLL from the coding sequence GTGAGCGGGCAGCATCCGCCTGTGCTCGCCGACGCGGATACCGCGGCGCGGCGATGGGTTCTGCACATCGATATGGACGCGTTCTTCGCGTCGGTCGAACAGCTGACGCGACCGACGCTGCGCGGCCGTCCCGTCCTGGTCGGCGGTACCGGCGGACGCGGCGTCGTGGCCGGAGCCAGCTATGAGGCCAGGGTCTTCGGTGCCCGCTCGGCGATGCCGATGCATCAGGCGCGCAGGCTCGTCGGCGTGACCGCGGTGGTGGTGCCGCCGCGCGGCGCGGTCTACAGCGTGCTGAGCGGCCAGGTCTTCGACGCGCTGCGCAGCCGGATTCCGGTGCTGGAGACGCTGTCGTTCGACGAGGCGTTCGGCGAGCCCGCCGAGTTGGCGGGCGCAACGGTGGCGCGGGTGTACGAGTTCTGCGCGGAACTGCGCGCGTTGGTGCGCGAGCGCACCGGGCTGACCGCATCGGTCGGCGCTGGCATGGGAAAGCAGCTGGCAAAGATCGGCTCCGGGCTGGCCAAACCCGATGGGATTCGGGTGATTTCGCCGGTCGAGCAGCAGCGGTTGCTCGCCGGGCTTCCGGTGCGCAAGCTGTGGGGGATCGGGCCGGTCGCGCAGAGCAGGCTGCGCTCGTTGGGCATCGAGACCGTGGGTGCTTTTGCCGCACTGCCGGAATCGGAGGCGGTGTCGATTCTCGGCGGCAGTGTCGGCGCGGCCCTGCACCGGCTGGCGCGCGGCATCGATGACCGTCCGGTCGCCGAGCGTGCCGAGGCCAAGCAGATCAGCGCGGAGACCACCTATGAGACCGACATCGTCACCCTGGCCCAGTTGCGCCCGGCCATCGAGGACATGGCCGCCGCCGCGCACCGGCGCCTGGCCGGTGACGGACGCGCGGCCCGCACCGTGGTGCTCAAGCTGAAGAAATCCGACATGAGCGTCGTCACCCGCTCCTACACGCTGCCCTACGCGACCGAGGACTTGGCGGCTCTCGCCGCCGCCGCGCAGCGTTCGGCGCTGGACCCACAAGAGCTGGGTCCGATCCGGCTGGTCGGGGTGAGCTACGGCGGCCTGTCGACGGTCCGCCAGGAATCGTTGTTCCCGGAACTCGACCGAGGTCCAGTTGCCGAGATCGCCGAGGAGCAGCCGGAAGCCGCCGAGCCCCCGCGATTCGACGACACGGTTGGTGCGTCGCAAGCCGTCGCCGCGCCCACACTGCCGGTCAGCGTCTGGCATCCAGGCATGGACGTGACGCATCCCGAGCACGGCCACGGCTGGGTGCAGGGCGCTGGGCTCGGGGTGGTGACCGTCCGCTTCGAAACCCGTTCGACCGGACCGGGTCCCGCGCGCACCTTCGCCGCCGCCGACGCCGCGCTCGCCCGGGCCGACCCCTTGGACAGTCTGCTCTGA